One genomic region from Oligoflexus sp. encodes:
- a CDS encoding lysophospholipid acyltransferase family protein → MDPAIANERPLLIRWMVYARAILISLLLFVPLLVINALQTLSLIVKPLSKPLFRGINRRLAQVYWSILVWFLEKVYRVRLKWQSAELPSREDAILIANHQTAVDVLPLFALAARSGRMGDMKFFVKDVFKYIPGPGWGMVFLDCIFLKRRWMSDRRRIKVTFERFRTENIPLWLNIFPEGTRFRLDKVREAQITAKHYQLPLCEHVLVPYAKAFETSILGLKNQVQAVYDITIGYPQGIPSLWQMLCGDVKQIEVRVDRFPLTSLPQEAQGIEQWLNERFWAKEQHLQRLHKSGSFTTPKKQASQALPLCADKGWTAG, encoded by the coding sequence ATGGATCCAGCTATTGCGAATGAACGTCCCCTTCTTATCCGTTGGATGGTCTACGCTCGGGCCATCCTCATCAGTCTTCTGCTTTTCGTGCCGCTCCTTGTGATCAACGCTTTGCAGACCCTCTCGCTGATCGTCAAACCTCTGTCAAAACCCCTCTTCCGTGGCATCAACCGCCGCCTTGCCCAGGTCTACTGGTCAATTCTGGTCTGGTTCCTGGAAAAAGTGTATCGCGTCCGCCTGAAATGGCAGAGCGCGGAGCTGCCGTCCCGTGAGGATGCCATATTGATAGCCAATCATCAAACCGCCGTGGATGTCCTGCCCCTCTTTGCACTGGCGGCGCGCAGCGGGCGTATGGGTGACATGAAATTTTTTGTCAAAGACGTCTTCAAATATATACCCGGTCCTGGCTGGGGCATGGTCTTCCTCGACTGCATTTTTCTGAAGCGTCGCTGGATGTCGGACCGGCGTCGGATCAAGGTCACCTTTGAACGCTTCCGCACGGAAAACATTCCGCTCTGGCTCAACATTTTTCCCGAAGGCACGCGCTTCCGATTAGACAAAGTGCGTGAGGCCCAAATCACAGCCAAACACTATCAGCTGCCGCTCTGCGAGCATGTCCTCGTTCCTTACGCCAAAGCCTTTGAAACCAGCATCCTCGGCCTGAAGAATCAGGTCCAGGCAGTCTATGATATCACGATAGGGTACCCGCAGGGCATTCCTTCCCTTTGGCAGATGCTCTGCGGGGATGTGAAGCAAATCGAAGTGCGCGTGGATCGCTTCCCGCTCACGTCCCTGCCGCAGGAAGCCCAGGGTATCGAACAGTGGCTGAATGAACGCTTTTGGGCGAAAGAGCAGCATCTGCAAAGACTGCATAAGAGTGGAAGCTTCACGACGCCGAAGAAACAGGCGTCGCAGGCGTTGCCGCTTTGCGCAGATAAAGGGTGGACGGCAGGCTGA
- a CDS encoding 7TM diverse intracellular signaling domain-containing protein gives MRLWTLFIIGWLMSTVALAVSVSEGRLDLSQEKLGPKSKVELNGLWRFYPGAFLEAQDFSKEWPSDRPFTMVPVPGALGAMPGPDGQPMPQHVWGTYVLELRNVPVWASELGLKLRGDTAYKVLFVEAGAPQKTQLVAQAGLPGPRPQESIPQIIEKLGRFKAPEGEGPYYVVIHLSGFFYVRPNLWITPTLGPMALMERERDWIKLSESIVIGMLLIMTLYNLSLYLHRREDLSSLWLASFCVLILARQVTTSGFFTAFLFPRSHIDLYEAIRKIEFTAMPLSASALLVFVAHTFGFHRWQKHLKWNHLAMVILTIFIAVTDATIYPRILPMMILHSLAVSVAVLILVITAMRRKKEGSFLALLGMISVVVCGWHDVLIGLGTIRTPVFLMPYGMVALIFSQSQVIAKLFSTAFRTADRLSRNLAEEVDRQTLDIRSMLDHIPQGVMNLIAPGVIDKGYSRHLQTVLSRENIAGETLDAVLLSRSNLSTDDRERIQAALSSCLGEEALAFELNSGQLPTELRIQLKDAGFKILQMTWNPVVDKAGIITKFLITCHDVTEMRRYEAEAQEQKRELSYIQELVDVSAEKFSIFYETSVRMLDENLRLVNLNKNRNFEILKILFVNMHTIKGAARTLGFTTLTGWLHEVEQSYALLLKDPEMVWEQSRLAQEVIRTQDMIEYYRRVNETKLGRTTQKSSMISVDREFLVQHTQMLKSLESDSVGSGFNDALAEALIKFEELAFEDSHVVLRDISAPAEKIARDLGKAQPQVIITGIHCGMSYQAQQLLRKVLIHIIRNALDHGIEPAAERLKQGKKAEGTLTMVLSEIRNRLQICITDDGRGLSLYKLERRALELGILSASHVAPPEQLAELIFYPGLSTADTLTEVSGRGIGMDAVKSFIEEAGGSIRVVLEGTPARADYCAFSLVISLPSTLYLRKAATPATPVSSAS, from the coding sequence ATGCGGCTTTGGACTCTTTTCATCATCGGATGGCTCATGAGCACGGTGGCCCTGGCGGTCAGCGTGAGCGAGGGGCGTCTTGATTTATCCCAGGAAAAGCTGGGGCCAAAGAGCAAAGTCGAGCTGAATGGACTCTGGCGCTTCTATCCCGGGGCTTTCCTGGAAGCCCAGGACTTTTCCAAGGAATGGCCTTCCGATCGGCCTTTTACCATGGTGCCCGTGCCCGGGGCTCTGGGAGCCATGCCCGGTCCGGATGGTCAGCCCATGCCGCAGCATGTTTGGGGCACTTATGTCCTGGAGCTGCGCAACGTGCCTGTCTGGGCTTCGGAACTGGGCCTTAAACTGCGGGGTGATACCGCTTATAAGGTCCTCTTCGTGGAAGCCGGCGCGCCGCAGAAAACGCAGCTTGTGGCCCAGGCTGGTCTGCCCGGACCGAGGCCTCAGGAATCCATCCCCCAGATCATCGAGAAGTTGGGACGCTTCAAGGCCCCCGAGGGCGAAGGTCCTTACTATGTGGTGATCCATCTTTCCGGATTTTTCTATGTGCGTCCCAACCTTTGGATCACGCCGACCCTTGGACCGATGGCGCTCATGGAAAGAGAGCGTGACTGGATCAAGCTGAGCGAGAGCATCGTGATCGGCATGCTCCTGATCATGACACTTTATAATTTGAGCCTCTATCTGCACCGGCGCGAGGATCTCAGCAGCCTCTGGCTCGCCAGTTTCTGCGTCCTGATCCTGGCGAGGCAGGTCACGACCAGCGGATTTTTCACCGCCTTTTTATTTCCCCGCTCGCACATCGACCTCTATGAGGCGATTCGCAAAATTGAATTCACAGCCATGCCGCTCTCGGCCAGTGCGCTTTTGGTATTCGTTGCGCATACCTTTGGCTTTCACCGCTGGCAGAAGCATCTGAAATGGAATCACCTGGCCATGGTGATCCTCACGATTTTCATCGCGGTCACGGATGCCACGATCTACCCGCGGATTCTGCCGATGATGATACTGCATTCGCTGGCCGTCTCGGTCGCGGTCCTGATTCTGGTCATAACAGCCATGCGCAGGAAAAAAGAAGGATCGTTCCTTGCCCTTCTCGGTATGATTTCCGTGGTGGTCTGCGGTTGGCATGATGTCCTCATCGGCCTCGGCACCATTCGAACTCCCGTATTTTTAATGCCCTATGGAATGGTGGCCTTGATCTTCAGCCAGAGCCAGGTGATTGCCAAACTCTTTTCCACCGCCTTCCGCACGGCTGATCGTTTGAGCCGCAACCTGGCCGAGGAAGTGGATCGGCAGACGCTCGATATCCGGTCGATGCTCGATCACATCCCGCAGGGCGTGATGAATCTGATCGCGCCTGGCGTTATTGACAAAGGCTATTCACGGCACCTGCAGACGGTTTTATCCCGGGAGAACATTGCCGGCGAAACTTTGGATGCAGTGCTCCTGTCGCGTTCAAATCTTTCGACCGATGACCGCGAACGCATCCAGGCCGCTCTCAGCAGCTGTCTCGGTGAAGAGGCGCTGGCCTTCGAGCTGAATAGCGGCCAGTTGCCGACGGAGCTTCGCATTCAACTCAAAGATGCTGGCTTCAAAATACTGCAGATGACCTGGAATCCCGTGGTCGACAAGGCGGGCATCATCACCAAGTTCCTCATCACCTGCCATGATGTAACGGAAATGCGGCGCTATGAGGCCGAGGCCCAGGAGCAGAAGCGGGAACTATCGTATATTCAGGAACTCGTGGATGTGTCGGCCGAGAAATTCTCCATTTTCTATGAAACCAGCGTCCGCATGCTGGATGAGAATCTGCGGCTCGTGAACCTGAACAAGAATCGGAACTTTGAGATTTTAAAGATCCTGTTCGTCAACATGCATACCATCAAAGGCGCGGCCCGCACTTTGGGTTTCACGACGCTGACAGGCTGGCTGCACGAGGTCGAGCAGAGCTATGCGCTCCTGCTCAAAGATCCCGAAATGGTCTGGGAGCAGTCGCGGCTGGCCCAGGAAGTGATCCGCACGCAGGACATGATCGAATACTACAGGCGGGTCAACGAAACGAAACTGGGACGCACGACCCAGAAATCATCGATGATATCGGTCGATCGCGAGTTCCTGGTGCAGCATACGCAGATGCTCAAAAGCCTGGAGAGTGACAGCGTGGGCAGTGGATTCAATGATGCGCTGGCGGAGGCTCTGATCAAATTTGAAGAACTGGCCTTCGAGGATTCGCATGTGGTGCTGAGGGATATCAGCGCCCCAGCGGAAAAAATCGCAAGGGATCTCGGCAAGGCCCAGCCGCAGGTGATCATCACCGGCATTCACTGCGGCATGAGCTACCAGGCGCAGCAGCTTCTGCGCAAAGTCCTGATCCATATCATCCGCAATGCTCTGGATCATGGCATCGAACCCGCGGCTGAAAGGCTGAAGCAGGGCAAGAAAGCGGAAGGCACCTTGACCATGGTGCTGAGCGAGATACGCAACCGCCTGCAGATCTGCATCACGGATGATGGGCGGGGACTTTCCCTTTATAAGCTGGAGCGTCGCGCTCTGGAGCTTGGCATCCTGTCGGCGAGCCATGTGGCGCCGCCCGAGCAGCTGGCGGAATTGATTTTTTATCCGGGGCTCAGTACAGCGGATACGCTCACCGAGGTTTCCGGTCGTGGAATCGGCATGGATGCTGTGAAGAGTTTCATCGAAGAGGCCGGAGGTTCCATTCGCGTGGTCCTGGAAGGCACTCCGGCACGCGCGGATTACTGCGCGTTTTCGCTGGTCATCAGCCTGCCGTCCACCCTTTATCTGCGCAAAGCGGCAACGCCTGCGACGCCTGTTTCTTCGGCGTCGTGA